From the genome of Gymnogyps californianus isolate 813 chromosome 29, ASM1813914v2, whole genome shotgun sequence:
AATTCGTCCTGTTCCTTCAGAACGAAATCTGGAGCTGCTCCTCTGTCGTGAACAGCTCTGGAAACGCGATGAAACGAGGTCCAGATGCAGAGCTGTCGGGGCACCCTtggtatttttgtcttctgcacaCGGCAGCCTGGGCTTGCTCTCCCAGCCAGGAGCTAGCTGTTCCTTCTCACTGGAATTCCAAGAGCGGCCTTAGTTGCTTGCTCTGAGAAGACCGCACTTTTGCCTCTCGATTTACCTCTTCggttttctctttcaaagattTAAGTTCCAGGCAGTGATTAATGGGCGCCGATTCCCACCAGCAGAAGCAGGGAGCAAAAAACTCGCTAAACAGGAGGCAGCCGCTAACGCTATGAAGGTCCTGATGAGCGAAGCGGAGAACGGAAGACACGGTGGAATTAAATGCGAAGAGCCGTTTCCCTCCGACAACTCTGAACCGGAATTGGTGAgccttgttttctttacttGTGAGGCTGGTCAAACAGTGTTTAGTCTGAAACTGGTTTCCTCCGTCTTCTTGCTGTAGCCTTTGCATCCAGAGCCAGAGCCGTCGTCTGCACCAGCTCATCTCAacctgcttcctgggaagcacCCTATCAGCGTGTTAATGGAGTACGGACAAAAATCGGGGAACGCGGTTGAattccagctgctctctcaggAAGGCCCACCTCATGATCCTAGGTATGGTATGTTGTTGTCAGCTTCGGGGAGGATAGAAACCCTTTCTTTAATATCCTTCCTCTTCGGCACGCTCCCCACGTTCGTGGACTCATCGCTAACCTAGCTGAGTGCTCCTCTTGTCCGAGGAGTCTGGGCATGGCTCCTCCAAGACATCTGCCTCCAGAAAGAGACCAAAACCAATGCCCTTTCTCAGAGAAAGGATGCTGTGTCTTCTAGCAGACCAGGAACAGGTTCCAGTCCCGTACCCTACCTGGTAGTGCTCTACTGGGAGTATTTAGGGCCATTGTGGTAGATTTAAATTGGAGATAACCTAGAAGGATTGAACTTGAACTGGGAGAAGGGGATAATAAACAGATCGAGACACCTATGCTTAACACTTTTCGTATGCTATAATGTCCTGTCAGGTTCAGCTACTGTGTGAAAATGGGTGACCAAATTTTCCCTGCTGTGGTAGGAAACAGCAAGAAGGGAGCAAAGCAAATGGCAGCAGAAGTTGCTGTGAAGATTCTTTCTGGAGAGTCTGTACCCCATGTCTTGCCTGAACAGGTACAAAGAGCTTCTTTATAAGACCCAAGCGTTTTGGGTTgagttcccccccccctttatttcATATTCCACTGGATTTCACCCCACAAGGTCACGTGCTGGCTCTAGCAGAGGTTTGCTGAGTGCTCTTGGCCTGCGGTCACGCCAGCTGCTCAGTATTTAACAGCCTTCTCCTGTCTAACTCTGCTCTAGCCTGTCGTGAAGCCCCATGGTGACCAGTCCATGCACAGCTGTGGACCGTGGATCACCACTCCGGATGAATCCAAGGTGGCGAAAGCGAAGGGTGTTGGGGAGCTCATCAAATACCTTAATGTCAATCCTGTCAGTGGCCTGCTGGAATACGCCCGCTCCAATGGGTTTGCCGCAGAGTTCAAACTCATTGACCAGTCAGGACCTCCCCATGACCCCAAGTAAGTAGCTGCATCTGTCCAGGAGGAAATTTTGCCCTGTTGCTGTTGTCCTGGAGAAAGGGCGGAGAACGCAAAATTCCTGATGCAGTTTGAGATGGCAACAGGCcgagctgctgcctctgccaaaCCTTATGTGCGGATGACAATAAGCTGCCtccactcctctcttctctccgCTGAGAGAATTTAAAACCCAGACTGAAATCCGTAGGTTTCTGGGTTTCTCAGAGGTGCGCTGCTGTCTTTGTAGGTTTGTCTACCAGGCGAAGGTTGGAGGCCGTTGGTTCCCAGCTGTAACTGCACACAATAAGAAGCAGGGcaagcaggaggcagctgatGCAGCGCTCAGAGTCCTGATTGGGGAAACAGAGAAGATTGAGCGCATGGAAGGGATGAACATCACTGAGGTAAATCCTCTTCCTCCGAAGCTGGGACTGCTTTTGTAGCCCTGCCTGTCCTGTGCCTTTCAGTCCAGcagaaaaaatgtcttcaaGATCAACTGTGAGGTCTTTTTTCTCCGAAGGTGTAGATAAGCTGACGTGTTCCTGAAGTGGGTTAGATGTTTCCTCAGGGCACAGACGtactcttccctcctgctggcCTCTGCTTTAGGGCTAAATTGTCATCGGATTCTTCCACAAGCTACTGAAATGTGTTCCTGTGGTGGAGCAGGAACACgctcatttttaattctgtggcttccccccccttccAAATTCCTTCATGCTGCATTAAAAACTGTGTGTCAGCTCAAAAAACTCATGCACCAGATAAGAGCAAAGCTCTGGTTGTGTCAGGATGGCTGTCCCAAACCTGTGCTGCTTTAAATCACACTTAGAGTTTTGTGATCTCTTCAAAGCTGTGTTCCAGGCtgcacagctcagcacagcagctgtggctCTAAATAGAAAAGCCATCAGGGAGGATTTGTCAGTCAGCAGTGCTAGAGGAGGCAAGTGCCCGTCTGCGATGGGAGTGACGGTGCAGTCTCCTCACAGGCAGCCAGAGAAGGAATTCCTCCAAAGCCAGTAACAGATTTCCTTGGCTGAGTCTCTGGGAACAGGCAAGATGGGGTTTTGTTCCTTTGCGATGGGGGTTTCCCCTGGCAATCTCGGGAGGCCGTTCCTCAGCCCGTTATCCTCGCTGCCAGGCAGACAGCTTGCTGCTGTCTCTTAATGATGTGCTCAAAGCAGAACTCAAAGCGTTGGACAAGGTTTTCCCAGAAATACCTAAAAGAACTTCACCCACCCCTTGACACGATCCTGTCCATGCACTCAACCCAAAACTGCGCTGCCGGTCGctcatgttttctgtgttcctgcCTTCTGCCTGGATAGCTGTGCTTCAGGTTAGCTACTTCTTGAGCTGTTTTGTTCCGTGACCTAACTCATGATCTCTTGGCAATCCTGGTCTTGTGTCCCCGTTCCAGCTCCCCGTCAGTGGCAGTACCCTACACGATCAGATGGCTATGCTGAGCCACCAGCGCTTCAACACCCTCACTGCTCGCATCCAGCACAGTCTGCTTGGGCGGAAGATCCTGGCTGCCATCATCATGCGGAAGGGAAATAAGGGCCTGGGAGTGGTGGTCAGCATCGGAACAGGCACGAACAGCTTCTTCCAGCATAAGAACTCTCGCTTCCCTGCTAAATCCCCTGTCAGCTACGACTAGGGAATGGCTGTTGCTGTAGGCTTCTTCAAGAGAGGGCAAGAAACGTTCCCAGGGCTCGCGTGGTGTCACAAGTGATCTGGTTATAGAGAGAGAACAAAGCGAATGTGCCTGCAGCTATATTGCTCTTAATCTTTGCTTGCATTGCTGCGCGCTAGTCTGTGCATCAGAGCGTGGATTCCTTGCGTTGTACAGCACAAGATCCCCCAGCTTCTCTCAGCTGCGTGTACCTTAGCTCCCCTCCTAGTTAGCTGCCGCGCTTCCACCCGGAGCGGTGGGCTGAAAAGCGCTCGGGAAGGGACGCTGCCCCTAAACCTGTGGCCATTTAAGTCTCTGCTGTCCCTAAAGTAGTGTGTGCTCTGTGTCCCTTTATTTTCCTAACTGCTTGGATCAGGGTAATGATTTAATAGtcagggtgctgctgctgctcaggagcCCAAAGGAGTAAAACTTGAAGGAAGATGAAACCCTCCCTCTTTCTGTGAAGCTGTGTGTTGACTTTgacacttgcctttttttttttttattatttatttcaggtaATCGTTGCGTGAAAGGAGAAGAGCTGAGCTTGAAGGGGGAGACAGTGAATGACTGTCATGCAGAAATCATTTCTCGAAGAGGCTTTGTGAGGTGAGAGAAGGGGAAACCCGAAGGAGAGGGGCCTGCCAAGAGGTGCTGACCCTTTCTAGAGGGATGGAGCTGTGCCGATTCCTTGCTGCGTTGAGAGAGAACTGTGATCCTCTAACACTACTGTTTACCCATGTGTTGTTAAATAGAGGGAAGTTATTTCTGATAAAGAAGGAGCCATGCCTGAATGGTGCCCAAATTAGTCCCGGACTGGAAACTTGCCAAGAGCCCAAGGGCCGCATCTGACgtgcttaaaataaagcatcCTGCCGAGGCTGCTTGGGCGGCGCGCGACGCGCTGTTTCGGTCCGAGCACGGCTCTGTCTGAGCCACGGTGCTGGGGAATCTGCGGGCCAGGTCCCCTTTTGGCCTTTCTGGATCTGGGTGTAGAAGGCTTCAGGAAAACATACCGCATGTGTGTGCGCTGATAAGTCAGAAGTCCTTTTTCATCGGTTGGAAAGGCTTTGCCCAACTAAACTGCACAATTGTTCTCTTCTCTTCAGAAACATTCCATGtggcacttctttttttgtttttttttttaaaaactaacgGGAGATGAAGTTGGACTAGCCTTGTTAATGCCTGCCCTTCCGGTTATCAACAGCAAAGCCAGCTGCTTTCTTAAAGTCTTTGCCTGCTGCCACTATACTCTGAGCGTTCCTCAGCACCGGAAGGTGTTGAGCGCAGGTCCCCGGAAAGCTGTAAAGTCAGGGGATTGCACTCTTGCTTACTGTCCGTCTCAGCTATTAATCCTGACAGTCgtggctgctgggctgctccGGCACAGCAGAGCCTGTCAGAGACGAGAACAGTGAGTTCCACCTCTCCTTGCGAAACTGGTCCCTGCACAGGCTCTACTTGAGGAGTCTCTGTGaagctgcagtttttctttagtCCTTGAGGCTACGTTGGAGACCTCAAGGTTTTTCCCTGTCCCGGACAGGAGCAGCCATAAAAGACCCAGTCGTTGTAAACAGATCGTGGCGTTGTGCTGATAATACCGCTTGCGTTCGGCTGCCCGTGGGGCCGTTTACTCTTAATGCAAACTTGGTGCTGACTAAAGGTGCTAGGTTAACAACCTTGAAGTCTTCTTCACGCTCGGATCAGATGCACgcaagcagcagccagccaggctcctttctctctcctgccagTGCTTCCCTCTGCTCACCTACCAGAATGCTCGTTTTCTATTGCGTGTCCTCTGCCTGGCAGGAAATCTGCTTGATTTCATGCCTTTTCTGTAGCATCAAACGCTATTCGTTGGCTTCTGAGTATTCTCAGCCACGGCTCCTGGTCTTCGCTCTCGCACGCGGCAGGAGCAGGTGACTTGGTGCGACAGAGGCAGAGCTTGGGACCCTGCCTGTCCCGGTCGGATCGAAGCGCTCCTTGTCTGAGGagcaaagcagctttttgaCGTGATGTCATTATTTTCAGGTTTCTCTACAGTGAGCTGATGAAGTATGACCCGTCTAATCCTTCGTCTGCAGAAGAGAGCATTTTTGAGCCAGCGGGAGGGAAGAGACTCAAAGTAAAGAGCAGCGTTACCTTTCACCTCTACGTCAGGTTTGTGCGGGGTTGCGCAGGGAGCGACTGGCGTCGGCGGCACTGTCGCACCCCTGGCCCTGGCTGTTTTCTGAGAGTCAGCGCTAACCTGGGGAGCGTTTGTTTTCTAGCACAGCGCCTTGCGGGGACGGGGCGCTCTTTGATAAATCCTGCAGCGATCAGGCGAGCGTGGTGGGGCAAGCCCAGCATCAACCTCTCTTCGAGAACCCCAAACAAGGCAAGCTGCGGACCAAGGTGGAGAACGGTGAGTGCCTTCGCTCCCTGCACGGTGGGGCTGGCTCCAGTCCTCTCCTCTGAGCCTTTCTGGAGCTCCAGTTTCCTTACCCCTCTCTGTGTGGTGCTGTTGTGGGATTTGAAGCTTTCAGGAACCAAAGGAGGGGGATGAAAGGGATGGGGGCATTAGAGAGagtcccttctccttcccagctctgcctgttgGGCTGCCGCGCCAGCGCAGCACAGCTGAAGTTTGCTGCAAAGCTCGTATGTCTCTGACCTCCCTTTCAAGCGCTATTTCATTCTGCTTCAGCCATGTTAAAAATGACTCATCTGTAATCAGCActcagttctctttttttcatgtgataCTAAAACGTTCCCAGAACCTGGTGACAGACTGACTCCAGAGGTGACTCCGTGCCTGCGCACAGAAGATAGTTTCTTGTGCTGATGGGGTTTTGATTTATTGAATGTCTGACTCtttacagaaaagctttcttcttctcttgcGCAGGGGAAGGTACCATTCCTGTGGAGTCGAGTGACATCGTGCCCACGTGGGATGGGATCCAGCACGGGGAGCGGTTACGAACCATGTCGTGCAGCGACAAGATCTTACGCTGGAATATACTTGGCTTGCAAGGGGCATTGCTGTCACACTTCATCGAACCGGTTTATCTCAGCTCTGTTACGCTCGGTACGAGACCCGCTGTCCTTtctgggctgggctggatgtgCTGCCCCGCTCCTTAGGACTGGGCTGCAGCGACAAGTAACCTCCTTTCCCCACGTGATGGAAAAGCTGGTTTGTGGAGGCTGTAGGAGTAACAGGCTGAAACGTTcttggcagagctgtgctgtttggaagggaaaagggagttTGTGGATTTTATGCTGTGGGTGGAGTGGGTTTTTCTCCAAGGTTCTTGATTTTTTAGAAGGCACATGTGATCTAGGAGGGTGAGACAAAAATTGCCTGTTTGTGTCTTCGGTGAGCAATGTTGCAGTCCGTAAACCTTCGTCTTACACATCGAGGGTACACGTAGCTGTTGCCGATCCACGTGGCCGCCAGCTTTCTGGAGCTTGTGAGAAGCGCTGTGGTTCTCAGCGTTGGGCCTGTCCTGACCTGTGCCGTTCCTGCCTCCTGATGCCCCAACGTCTCTCTTCCCAGGTTACTTGTACAGTCAGGGTCATTTAACACGTGCAATCTGCTGCCGCGTGGCGAGAGACGGGAACGTGCTGCAGGAAAAGCTCCGGGCTCCGTATCACGTTAACCATCCTGAGGTACTGCGGGCTTGGCATTCCTTTGTCTTTCCGTCCCCCCTTCCGCCTCCGCCCTTGGGTTCGGGCCTCCCTGCGGCGCGCTGCGGGGGGATCGCCTGGCAGAAGCTCTCCGGCCCGGGGCGATGGCCGGAAACCTGCCCGCTTTGTGTCGTCCCACAGCGCCCGGGGGTCGCTGGCAATGACTTGGTCTGGGAAAAAGGAGACCAAGGTCGCCCGCGTAGCCTTCAGCTTAGTAAGAACCTTGCTGCTCTCAGGAGTTTGGGATGAGCTGAACCCCTGCCTGCAGGGGATGGAAGAGGCAAGAGCTCGCACAGCGCGACCGGCGTTAAGAAACCCTCTTACCTCTTACGCAGGTTGGGCGAGTCAGCGTGTACGACTCTGCCAGGCAGACAGGCAAGACGAAGGAGTCTTCGGTGAATTGGTGTCTTGCTGATGAAAGCGAAGTTGAAGTCTTGGACGGCACGAAAGGGAAGGTAGATGGGTAAGAAGAGCCTTTCCTGAcgctgcttttctgtttggggAAAGGGGGGCAGCTCTGACGTCGCGAGTACGCTCTGCCTTACGTGTGGGGAGGGTCGGAGAGAGGAATTTCAAACTGATGTGAGTGAGCGCTcttgaagcaaaacaaaatattgccCAGCCCGGCCCCTAGAACAGAGCCCCGCTGAGCCAAGAAATCGCACAGGCATCCCGTTGTGGGTTTTTCCCTGAGCCCCCTGCTcctcttttgctcttctgagcGTCGTGTCCTTCATTGCTGCCTTCGTCTTCCTTCTCAGACCGAAGCTGGAGGTGTCTCGCGTGTCCAAGAGGAAAATGTTCGTCCTGTTCCAGCAGTTGTGTGCTAAGAACAACCGCAAAGACCTGCAGAACCTCTCGGTGTACTCGGATGCTAAGGAGGCAGCCACGGCGTACCAAGAAGCCAAGCAGTGCTTCTTCAGCACGCTGGAAGAGATGGGCTACGGCAGCTGGATCCGCAAACCCCAGGAGGAAGataatttctctttccctgaTGCATAATGAGACGCCCTGCGtgtgtgcgggggggggggtgagtgTGCACAGGCGTGTGCGTGGGTGTACGCGTCCTTCTTTCGCCACCTTCTTTTGGAAGTGGAGTCAGGAACGTGCGGCAGTTTCCCCCGTAGgcctggctgcctcctctctctgctccggttACTCTGAGACCCtgccctttccctttttaaaacatgcatgaaaatgagtgtcttttttttttaagctaggGCAGGCTCAGTCCCTGTTTGCTTTTATGGTTTtgtcctctctttttttttttttttttaaaagaaggcaCAAGAAACCAGAGGGATTCTCGGACTGTGAGCTCAGAACCTTTGGACCGTGCGCTGCAGATCCCTCTGGCAGGTTTTGAGGcgaattttctcttttgaggaaaaaaaaaaaacccagctgacTGGCTGGTTTTACGTGTCTCTGTCGGAAGGTGGCTGGCAGCCCGTCTGAGCTGGGACACAGTACTGATCTCTGCAAGACGCCAGCAGGACCAGCGTAACATTCCGcgttaataataaaaaaaagagaatttctgTAGTAGTAGGTGGCTGTGTGCCGGGGGTGTGTTTAATTCCTGCAGAGCGAAAGAGGGGCCCTGGGTGGGGTTGGGAGAGGAACGGAGGTGAGTTATCGTTTGCTAAACGATGAGTGGATCTGTCTAGGACTCTGGCAGTTGTGAATTCAGCCTCTTGCCTTAAGCCGGGGGCTCATCGGGCAGAACTGAGCCCTCGGAGGGCTCGAGGGTACCCTGAAATGACGGGGCAGGGTTCTCCTGgctccttcccccacctctgGCTCTAGGGTGGGGTGTCCCTTCTCCAGCCTTGGGAGGTCCCGGGGGTGGCACGTGGTGGCTGCGGGCCGTGGTGCGGGTCTGCTTATGTCTGAGCGTGTGGAAGGTGAGAAATGAAGACGCTGTTGCCATCCAACGGCAAGTTCCTTGGATGTCGTAGAGCAGCCCCTTTCCCGACGCCCAGCTCGTGCTGGCTTTGCCTGGGACGGGACAGTTGACACCGGTGAGATGGGACAAAGAGACCGCGAAGCGGTTAGCGTGGCAGCGTAGCCCAAACCGAAGAGGAGAAGCCCTGAGGCTGGGGGAGCCCAGCCCGGGGAGCGAGACCCCGGCTCCGGCTGTGCCTGGGGCTTGCCCATCTCTCCCCGCGCAGCAGGAAGGGATGCCGGCGGGCAAACGTGCTGTGGCCGAGCGGGTTAAACGCTTGCCGAAAGGCTGGCTGGCACGGGCTCACCCTGCCCGCAGCTGCCGGACGGCGCTCGGCCACCGACTGCGGCGCAGAGCTGCGAGAGGTGGCAACGGCCTCGGCATCCCGCTCTCCCCCTGCGCGCGGCACAGGGCCCCGGTGATAGCGACGGCACGAGGACGGAGCTGGGGGCTCCTCCGTCCGCGGCGGCCCCCATATCACGCTGCCGGCTGCTCGGGGTGCTGTGCCTGGGGCTCCCGCTGTGCTCCCCGcaccctcctgctctcctgggaCTCAGGGGTCTCTGCTCCCCGCCGGGGCGCAGCGGGACCCCCCCGTCCTGCACTCGCCCAGGgctgcaccagcagcagaggggaTGCGGAGGTGGGACGAAGCGGGACAAGCCCCCGGCGCGGGGCTGCTTTAGGGGCAAAGCTCTTAATATTTAAGTATTGGGGCGCACCCCTGAGAGAAGGAGGTCCAGGAGCATCAGCTGGAGCAGCCCGGGATTTCTCTAGCCGGGTGAAGTGCTGggatttaaattaatttctagcGTGTGGCTTCCCCCGGCGCTGCGTGCCGCCAGCCCCCGTCTGTGCCACGCTCCCCCCCAGCACGGAGGATTAGTGGTATTTATAGCAAACGCTCCATTTCGATTTTCCCCGATGAGGCCAATTCCTGCCTGCGAGGGAGAGCGCGGGaagcgctgccgccgccgccgctgctgccggacgggccggggctgccagcccagcacgCCGGTTCCCCTGCCCGACCGGCGGCGGGGGCCTGGCTGCCAGCTGCTCCCGGCTCCAGTTGTGATcgatttatattttccttttccctgcacAATTCATCTCGTGGCTGCTCTCTCGGCTCCGGTGCACCGAGACTGGAATTTAGCAGGGGACGGTGGCACTGCCGGAGCGTGGAGCAGCCCCCGGGCGCTcgctgccctggccctgcctgcaggtAGGACCTAAAAATAGCATCCTCCTGCCTGGTACATGCACTCACTTTGAGGAGCCGGAGCAGAGCGGCCCCATCATCCTCCCCGTGCCTCCGCTCCTGCTGCGTCGGTGCAGCTCTGCCCGGCTCCTGGGAGCCGCAGGGACGGCGCAGGGGTCCGGCAAGGGCCGGGAGTCACCCACGGGGGCTGGAGCaccggcccccggccccgcatGGTTGCATCGGCGGGAGGAGATGCAGCGAGCGGCCGGTGCTCCCGGGAGCGTGGGAAGGAGCCGGGCGCATCCCTGTGGGGCCGGTTTCACACTCGGCAATTGGgattttcctcttccagagcCGATTCCTCCCCGGCCTCTTACCTTGGTCACGGGGAGCCGGAGCTCCCCCGCCCTCcgcccccagccctggctgcatcCCACTCCCTCCTGCCCGCGGGGAGCCGTGCGGGATGAAACGACGCTAAATTGAATCAGCCCCCTCCTGTGTGAGTATTTATTGGTTTGCAGTGGCTGCCTGGAGCCCAGCACTCGGCTCTCCGGCCCCGGGACCGGTCGGCCCCCGGCTCGGCAGCGGGGAGAGGGTGCGGAGCCCGCGGTCCCTCGCTGtccccggggccggcggggagggcggccgCCCCGGCGTTATTTGGAGGTGGGGGTGCCCTGGCCAAGCTGCAGCAGGGAGTTGGTGGCGTAGTTCTGGAAGAGGGGCTGGAGGAACATGCCGACGGTGCCGAAGACACAGACGAAGACGAAGATCCACAAGAAGAGGCGGTCGATGACCATGGCGACGTACTTCCAGTCCTCGCTCACCTGCGCGGGGCCGGGAGAGACGCCAGGTCAGGCCGGGGCCTCCGGTATCACCCGGCACCGCCTGCACCGCTTCCGGCAGGCGGCCGGACCGGGAGCTCGGTGGCTCCGTAGAGCCCTGAATCTGCTCCCTCAGCACTGCAGCTCCCGGGGCCGCCTGCCAGCCCGCCACGGGGCTCGCTCCCCCCGCTGCCACCCGCACCGCTGAGCCCGGGAAACTCATCTCCCCAGTGAGctgagctggggggggggggggcagcgtCCCCCCCCGAGCCCTGCAGCCCGTCCAGAGCCGGCTCTGCCAAAATCTGCAGCCTCACGGTGCTGCGCCGGGTCAGGCCTCCCGGGAGCCTCCCGGTTTTCCGGAGTGACTGCTTCAGGCTGGGGCCGCAGCGGTGGGtcgggggccggggccgggccccctgcccgggcaggggctgcaggggggccccaggcaggggctgcgggggggcCCCAGGCAGGGGCCGGGCAGGGACCCCCTCGGTGCTCCTGCACGTCCCTTCCTGTGGTGCAGCCGTGCACCAGCACACGCTCTGCaccccgcagccctgcctgcactccacagccctgcctgcaccctgcagccctgcctaTGCttcacagccctgcctgcatcctgcagccctgcctgtgctccacagccctgcctgcatcctgcagccctgcctgcactccacagccctgcctgcgctccacagccctgcctgcgtcctgcagccctgcctgcgctccacagccctgcctgcgtcctgcagccctgcctgtgccccgcagccctgcctgtgccccGCAGCCCTTGCCTGTGctccacagccctgcctgcatcctgcagccctgcctaTGCTCCACAGCCATGCCTGTaccccacagctctgcctgaatcctgcagccctgcctgcaccccgcagccctgcctatgctccacagccctgcctgcatcctgcagccctgcctatgctccacagccctgcctgcaccccgcAGCCCTGCCTATGCTTCACAGCCCTGCTTGCaccccacagctctgcctgaatcctgcagccctgcctgcaccccgcAGCCCTGCCTATGCttcacagccctgcctgcgctccacagccctgcctgcaccccacaGCTTTGCCTGaatcctgcagccctgcctgcaccccgcagccctgcctatgctccacagccctgcccgcaccccgcagccctgcccgcaccccgCAGCCCCAACTCACGCTCTGGTCGTCGTCCTCGCTGCGCATGTGGTCGGCGATGAAGCGCACGCCGTCCACCGCCTCCTCCAGCCCGCAGGTGCAGCCGGCCGCGGGGGCCGGCGCCTGCCCCTGCCGCTCCCGGTAGCCGTTGAGCCCCTCGGCTTTGGCAGCGCCGGGGTTGGCGTAGCAGGCGCAGGTGTGGGTGCCGGCCCGGAGGAAGAGGGTGGTGGTGGCGGCACGCTCCTGGGTGTGCCGGCGCTGGCGCAGGCGCTGGCGTGCGCAGTTCTGCCGCGGCTGCTTCATGAAGAGCAGCGCCGGGAGCTTGCGGAGGAAAAGGGTGCGGACCCAGGGCGGCATGGTGTGCGTGGTGGGCGAGCGGTGGTGCACATTGAGGACGCAGACGCTGGTGACGATGGAGAAGGTCACCAGCACCATGGT
Proteins encoded in this window:
- the ADAR gene encoding double-stranded RNA-specific adenosine deaminase, with product MNRGAGRGRGSYLTRSRRNCPSTNQGFFNRPRTPREINRETFLRQQFLTERDAEVCLLQGQGSHNESSIRGVRAAAPAPAERWQPSCSRAGWPRFSSERPWVETSPRYCPPQYRRQEDSERDSDAIRLNFQRLSLAGQDCEQEILTIFRQLGEGKTCTVHDLARKLKTQKKEVNRVLYKLFREGKLHKGGETPPLWRIAGPSTGRERSPTDHSGGHADPACESRGGEGSAVGSGDADPVMAETKDKICNYLFSVAETTALNLAKNIGFSRAKDVNAFLSALEKLGDVHKQNTSPPRWSLTDRKRERMQMRLKASALTQTANPTPESGFPPSSVPPCPQEMTVASPAATVSEEESIENGQQPFGQTDRSDASDTEAAPPEDTKPEFSGLSNYDNSENGKWAMDDIPDNLNTVNEQPHESESIMNSQSSPSYAAQFETAFPCTPVEKLMACQEKNPVSGLTEYSQYMYQHCEFAMLEQSGPSHEPRFKFQAVINGRRFPPAEAGSKKLAKQEAAANAMKVLMSEAENGRHGGIKCEEPFPSDNSEPELPLHPEPEPSSAPAHLNLLPGKHPISVLMEYGQKSGNAVEFQLLSQEGPPHDPRFSYCVKMGDQIFPAVVGNSKKGAKQMAAEVAVKILSGESVPHVLPEQPVVKPHGDQSMHSCGPWITTPDESKVAKAKGVGELIKYLNVNPVSGLLEYARSNGFAAEFKLIDQSGPPHDPKFVYQAKVGGRWFPAVTAHNKKQGKQEAADAALRVLIGETEKIERMEGMNITELPVSGSTLHDQMAMLSHQRFNTLTARIQHSLLGRKILAAIIMRKGNKGLGVVVSIGTGNRCVKGEELSLKGETVNDCHAEIISRRGFVRFLYSELMKYDPSNPSSAEESIFEPAGGKRLKVKSSVTFHLYVSTAPCGDGALFDKSCSDQASVVGQAQHQPLFENPKQGKLRTKVENGEGTIPVESSDIVPTWDGIQHGERLRTMSCSDKILRWNILGLQGALLSHFIEPVYLSSVTLGYLYSQGHLTRAICCRVARDGNVLQEKLRAPYHVNHPEVGRVSVYDSARQTGKTKESSVNWCLADESEVEVLDGTKGKVDGPKLEVSRVSKRKMFVLFQQLCAKNNRKDLQNLSVYSDAKEAATAYQEAKQCFFSTLEEMGYGSWIRKPQEEDNFSFPDA